In one window of Henckelia pumila isolate YLH828 chromosome 1, ASM3356847v2, whole genome shotgun sequence DNA:
- the LOC140875463 gene encoding uncharacterized protein isoform X2, with product MAAKSDFAQKLLHDLRVRKERMTATQNSKPRPSQTSRDTPGNPGQTNRGARQINGYDSSRTGSSTRRSGGGAKAISTAESSNQIVLYNGGNNSKQVRDLSMAIAFAFENGGKLSKIGTSSSNPLVNFFHRFSWGSTESGKMGITSFSNNSYSTYQFPNVSQVHITEIAKGVQNIHQILRACSDGLAFEGNSIEIGKELLKGAINLEESLRMLVNLQEASKYTNGTEKKNRIRLLDEDDDDQDNSDATANQKQLVRPKFSFDKTRRNSPSAQRATKSDTHRHLLALSYLDEATNRPVCDSKMVLHKRSASCVPDIGSHSTQVKPRNHLSSPHISQEKGRISNVVAKLMGLEELQQKDSPTCAQKELSTKPKEKNEKDRKVSGRNPKLPDPFNGDCKNGVVLGAEKSSPLTNNSVQIRDMKFNLKAEKSQETPYGNSKLKTSVRYQKTAKTAAVGSDAVSAAKLGTNEMNKQENHTTQPNQVARSQTFQDKQQNQNYSEKEESKISGISKSNVLLLDNKPHQKAKQDGVFLKDDDKTGENIEFKARSNQLEKMDAKKDLPSNLRNTQDKHTTFQTPESKKPETSEDKKVQKEHSFIQQNLTAKKHKGCQEESMTSSKTNQGSTNTHKKQSSHKTTPVNGISPTKDPPNNRYQNDPHIVENHNSAANQEVIKKEDRSHYLSPSEPKCDEAQASNSTPICTQEKPIAASATQKKANSKKLQRSKIPQKIEVMTKRNDNVNGLPRSSKKSANLLQDLKQRLQNKSNSTKKLEKQMDSQVREGKVDTMMNGPSEMKTEPLNQLHKLPKEADQTTTLSCLAEEDCQKQNTLTLMSDIIDGLLNDHQKVEQLNTLRDEQEINQCDQSSADLKESIVTRDLSQLSCKQFSESWRQEQLTEDEKDLKEILIKSQLFLNAAEALFKLNIPFCFLHAEDPSVEVANKRLVLDCGYEVMNRKARRHQVTHHPYTNTTAKRATPRSLDDLVKILCKDLEVLKLFSGNRTGEADVAGYLCNMLNRDIHNDEPDVNSMWDFEWNKMMYMFPEKEDVIKDVEKYMLNGLLDEISSDLLLVTV from the exons ATGGCAGCAAAATCAGATTTTGCCCAGAAGCTGCTCCACGATCTTCGCGTGAGGAAGGAAAGGATGACCGCCACTCAAAACTCAAAGCCGCGACCAAGCCAAACGTCTAGAG ATACACCAGGAAATCCAGGCCAAACTAATAGAGGTGCTAGACAAATAAATGGATAT GATAGTTCAAGAACCGGGAGCTCGACTAGAAGGTCTGGTGGAGGCGCCAAAGCAATCAGCACCGCGGAATCCTCCAATCAGATTGTTCTCTACAATGGAGGCAATAACTCAAAACAAGTGAGAGATCTTTCTATGGCCATAGCTTTCGCCTTTGAGAATGGTGGAAAGCTAAGCAAGATTGGCACTTCTAGTAGCAATCCACTGGTGAATTTTTTCCATCGATTCTCTTGGGGATCAACGGAAAGTGGGAAGATGGGTATAACAAGTTTCAGCAATAATAGCTATTCAACATATCAGTTTCCTAATGTCTCTCAAGTTCATATAACCGAAATAGCTAAAGGAGTGCAAAATATACACCAGATTTTAAGAGCTTGCTCAGATGGCCTTGCCTTCGAAGGGAACTCTATTGAAATTGGGAAGGAACTATTGAAAGGTGCCATTAATTTGGAAGAGTCGTTAAGAATGTTGGTGAACTTGCAAGAAGCTTCAAAGTACACAAATGGGACTGAAAAAAAGAATCGTATAAGGTTACTTGACGAAGATGACGACGATCAAGACAATTCGGATGCAACAGCAAACCAAAAGCAACTGGTTCGACCGAAGTTCTCCTTTGATAAGACAAGAAGGAATTCTCCTTCTGCCCAAAGAGCAACCAAAAGTGACACTCACCGGCATCTACTGGCGTTATCATATCTGGATGAGGCTACTAATCGACCTGTCTGCGACTCCAAAATGGTTCTTCATAAAAGATCTGCTAGCTGTGTCCCAGATATTGGTAGCCATTCTACGCAGGTGAAGCCAAGAAATCATTTAAGTTCCCCACACATTTCACAAGAAAAGGGAAGAATTTCAAATGTCGTCGCGAAACTTATGGGACTCGAAGAACTTCAACAGAAGGACAGCCCCACATGTGCACAAAAAGAACTGAGCACTAAACCAAAGGAGAAAAATGAAAAGGACAGGAAAGTTTCAGGCAGAAATCCAAAGTTGCCTGACCCCTTCAATGGAGACTGCAAGAATGGCGTAGTCCTCGGAGCTGAAAAGAGTTCACCACTAACGAACAACTCGGTACAAATCAGGGATATGAAGTTTAATCTCAAGGCTGAAAAGAGTCAAGAAACACCATATGGAAACTCCAAATTGAAAACTTCGGTGAGATATCAGAAAACGGCGAAAACAGCAGCAGTTGGATCGGATGCTGTGTCCGCAGCAAAACTAGGAACAAATGAGATGAACAAGCAAGAAAACCACACAACTCAACCAAATCAAGTAGCCAGATCTCAAACTTTCCAGGATAAACagcaaaaccaaaattattcagAGAAAGAAGAAAGTAAAATTTCAGGGATAAGCAAAAGCAATGTACTTCTCTTGGATAACAAGCCCCATCAGAAAGCAAAACAAGACGGTGTATTCCTCAAAGATGATGACAAAACAGGAGAAAATATAGAGTTCAAGGCAAGATCAAATCAACTGGAAAAGATGGATGCAAAGAAGGATCTCCCAAGCAATCTACGAAATACACAGGACAAACATACAACGTTTCAAACACCGGAGTCTAAAAAACCTGAAACTTCAGAAGACAAGAAAGTGCAAAAAGAGCATTCATTTATCCAACAAAATTTAACAGCCAAGAAACACAAGGGGTGTCAAGAGGAATCCATGACATCATCGAAAACCAACCAAGGTTCTACAAATACGCATAAGAAGCAATCAAGTCATAAAACTACACCCGTGAATGGGATATCGCCGACGAAAGATCCACCAAACAACAGGTATCAGAATGATCCTCACATAGTTGAAAATCACAACAGTGCGGCCAATCAGGAAGTGATCAAGAAAGAAGATCGAAGCCATTATTTATCTCCAAGCGAGCCAAAATGTGATGAGGCTCAGGCAAGTAATAGTACCCCAATTTGCACGCAGGAAAAGCCTATTGCTGCATCAGCCacacaaaagaaggccaattCCAAGAAACTTCAGAGAAGTAAAATCCCTCAGAAGATAGAAGTAATGACTAAACGGAATGATAACGTCAATGGATTGCCAAGGTCATCGAAAAAGTCAGCTAACTTGTTGCAAGATTTGAAGCAACGCCTGCAAAACAAAAGTAACAGCACCAAGAAATTGGAGAAACAAATGGATTCCCAGGTCAGAGAAGGAAAAGTAGACACTATGATGAATGGGCCATCAGAAATGAAAACAGAACCATTAAATCAGTTACACAAGTTACCAAAGGAAGCTGATCAGACGACGACACTGAGCTGTTTGGCGGAAGAGGACTGCCAAAAACAGAACACATTAACTTTAATGAGTGACATT ATTGATGGTTTGCTCAATGATCACCAGAAAGTGGAACAGCTCAATACTTTAAGAGATGAACAAGAAATCAACCAGTGCGATCAAAGCAGTG CGGACCTTAAAGAAAGCATTGTCACAAGAGATCTATCCCAACTTTCGTGCAAACAATTTTCAGAGTCATGGAGACAAGAGCAGCTGACAGAAGATGAAAAGGATCTCAAGGAGATACTGATAAAAAGTCAGCTGTTCCTCAATGCTGCAGAGGCACTTTTCAAGCTCAACATACCTTTCTGCTTTCTTCATGCTGAGGATCCAAGTGTCGAAGTAGCGAACAAGAGGCTCGTGTTGGACTGTGGATATGAAGTCATGAACAGAAAGGCAAGGAGGCATCAAGTCACACATCACCCCTACACGAACACTACCGCAAAGCGTGCTACACCAAGGTCCTTGGATGATTTGGTCAAGATACTGTGCAAAGATTTAGAAGTTCTAAAGTTATTCAGCGGGAATCGGACCGGTGAAGCTGATGTAGCAGGCTACCTATGTAACATGCTCAACAGAGACATCCATAACGACGAACCGGATGTGAACAGCATGTGGGATTTCGAATGGAACAAAATGATGTACATGTTCCCTGAAAAGGAAGATGTCATAAAGGATGTGGAGAAGTACATGCTGAATGGATTGCTGGATGAGATCAGCAGCGATCTCCTCCTTGTAACTGTTTAG
- the LOC140875463 gene encoding uncharacterized protein isoform X1 codes for MAAKSDFAQKLLHDLRVRKERMTATQNSKPRPSQTSRADTPGNPGQTNRGARQINGYDSSRTGSSTRRSGGGAKAISTAESSNQIVLYNGGNNSKQVRDLSMAIAFAFENGGKLSKIGTSSSNPLVNFFHRFSWGSTESGKMGITSFSNNSYSTYQFPNVSQVHITEIAKGVQNIHQILRACSDGLAFEGNSIEIGKELLKGAINLEESLRMLVNLQEASKYTNGTEKKNRIRLLDEDDDDQDNSDATANQKQLVRPKFSFDKTRRNSPSAQRATKSDTHRHLLALSYLDEATNRPVCDSKMVLHKRSASCVPDIGSHSTQVKPRNHLSSPHISQEKGRISNVVAKLMGLEELQQKDSPTCAQKELSTKPKEKNEKDRKVSGRNPKLPDPFNGDCKNGVVLGAEKSSPLTNNSVQIRDMKFNLKAEKSQETPYGNSKLKTSVRYQKTAKTAAVGSDAVSAAKLGTNEMNKQENHTTQPNQVARSQTFQDKQQNQNYSEKEESKISGISKSNVLLLDNKPHQKAKQDGVFLKDDDKTGENIEFKARSNQLEKMDAKKDLPSNLRNTQDKHTTFQTPESKKPETSEDKKVQKEHSFIQQNLTAKKHKGCQEESMTSSKTNQGSTNTHKKQSSHKTTPVNGISPTKDPPNNRYQNDPHIVENHNSAANQEVIKKEDRSHYLSPSEPKCDEAQASNSTPICTQEKPIAASATQKKANSKKLQRSKIPQKIEVMTKRNDNVNGLPRSSKKSANLLQDLKQRLQNKSNSTKKLEKQMDSQVREGKVDTMMNGPSEMKTEPLNQLHKLPKEADQTTTLSCLAEEDCQKQNTLTLMSDIIDGLLNDHQKVEQLNTLRDEQEINQCDQSSADLKESIVTRDLSQLSCKQFSESWRQEQLTEDEKDLKEILIKSQLFLNAAEALFKLNIPFCFLHAEDPSVEVANKRLVLDCGYEVMNRKARRHQVTHHPYTNTTAKRATPRSLDDLVKILCKDLEVLKLFSGNRTGEADVAGYLCNMLNRDIHNDEPDVNSMWDFEWNKMMYMFPEKEDVIKDVEKYMLNGLLDEISSDLLLVTV; via the exons ATGGCAGCAAAATCAGATTTTGCCCAGAAGCTGCTCCACGATCTTCGCGTGAGGAAGGAAAGGATGACCGCCACTCAAAACTCAAAGCCGCGACCAAGCCAAACGTCTAGAG CAGATACACCAGGAAATCCAGGCCAAACTAATAGAGGTGCTAGACAAATAAATGGATAT GATAGTTCAAGAACCGGGAGCTCGACTAGAAGGTCTGGTGGAGGCGCCAAAGCAATCAGCACCGCGGAATCCTCCAATCAGATTGTTCTCTACAATGGAGGCAATAACTCAAAACAAGTGAGAGATCTTTCTATGGCCATAGCTTTCGCCTTTGAGAATGGTGGAAAGCTAAGCAAGATTGGCACTTCTAGTAGCAATCCACTGGTGAATTTTTTCCATCGATTCTCTTGGGGATCAACGGAAAGTGGGAAGATGGGTATAACAAGTTTCAGCAATAATAGCTATTCAACATATCAGTTTCCTAATGTCTCTCAAGTTCATATAACCGAAATAGCTAAAGGAGTGCAAAATATACACCAGATTTTAAGAGCTTGCTCAGATGGCCTTGCCTTCGAAGGGAACTCTATTGAAATTGGGAAGGAACTATTGAAAGGTGCCATTAATTTGGAAGAGTCGTTAAGAATGTTGGTGAACTTGCAAGAAGCTTCAAAGTACACAAATGGGACTGAAAAAAAGAATCGTATAAGGTTACTTGACGAAGATGACGACGATCAAGACAATTCGGATGCAACAGCAAACCAAAAGCAACTGGTTCGACCGAAGTTCTCCTTTGATAAGACAAGAAGGAATTCTCCTTCTGCCCAAAGAGCAACCAAAAGTGACACTCACCGGCATCTACTGGCGTTATCATATCTGGATGAGGCTACTAATCGACCTGTCTGCGACTCCAAAATGGTTCTTCATAAAAGATCTGCTAGCTGTGTCCCAGATATTGGTAGCCATTCTACGCAGGTGAAGCCAAGAAATCATTTAAGTTCCCCACACATTTCACAAGAAAAGGGAAGAATTTCAAATGTCGTCGCGAAACTTATGGGACTCGAAGAACTTCAACAGAAGGACAGCCCCACATGTGCACAAAAAGAACTGAGCACTAAACCAAAGGAGAAAAATGAAAAGGACAGGAAAGTTTCAGGCAGAAATCCAAAGTTGCCTGACCCCTTCAATGGAGACTGCAAGAATGGCGTAGTCCTCGGAGCTGAAAAGAGTTCACCACTAACGAACAACTCGGTACAAATCAGGGATATGAAGTTTAATCTCAAGGCTGAAAAGAGTCAAGAAACACCATATGGAAACTCCAAATTGAAAACTTCGGTGAGATATCAGAAAACGGCGAAAACAGCAGCAGTTGGATCGGATGCTGTGTCCGCAGCAAAACTAGGAACAAATGAGATGAACAAGCAAGAAAACCACACAACTCAACCAAATCAAGTAGCCAGATCTCAAACTTTCCAGGATAAACagcaaaaccaaaattattcagAGAAAGAAGAAAGTAAAATTTCAGGGATAAGCAAAAGCAATGTACTTCTCTTGGATAACAAGCCCCATCAGAAAGCAAAACAAGACGGTGTATTCCTCAAAGATGATGACAAAACAGGAGAAAATATAGAGTTCAAGGCAAGATCAAATCAACTGGAAAAGATGGATGCAAAGAAGGATCTCCCAAGCAATCTACGAAATACACAGGACAAACATACAACGTTTCAAACACCGGAGTCTAAAAAACCTGAAACTTCAGAAGACAAGAAAGTGCAAAAAGAGCATTCATTTATCCAACAAAATTTAACAGCCAAGAAACACAAGGGGTGTCAAGAGGAATCCATGACATCATCGAAAACCAACCAAGGTTCTACAAATACGCATAAGAAGCAATCAAGTCATAAAACTACACCCGTGAATGGGATATCGCCGACGAAAGATCCACCAAACAACAGGTATCAGAATGATCCTCACATAGTTGAAAATCACAACAGTGCGGCCAATCAGGAAGTGATCAAGAAAGAAGATCGAAGCCATTATTTATCTCCAAGCGAGCCAAAATGTGATGAGGCTCAGGCAAGTAATAGTACCCCAATTTGCACGCAGGAAAAGCCTATTGCTGCATCAGCCacacaaaagaaggccaattCCAAGAAACTTCAGAGAAGTAAAATCCCTCAGAAGATAGAAGTAATGACTAAACGGAATGATAACGTCAATGGATTGCCAAGGTCATCGAAAAAGTCAGCTAACTTGTTGCAAGATTTGAAGCAACGCCTGCAAAACAAAAGTAACAGCACCAAGAAATTGGAGAAACAAATGGATTCCCAGGTCAGAGAAGGAAAAGTAGACACTATGATGAATGGGCCATCAGAAATGAAAACAGAACCATTAAATCAGTTACACAAGTTACCAAAGGAAGCTGATCAGACGACGACACTGAGCTGTTTGGCGGAAGAGGACTGCCAAAAACAGAACACATTAACTTTAATGAGTGACATT ATTGATGGTTTGCTCAATGATCACCAGAAAGTGGAACAGCTCAATACTTTAAGAGATGAACAAGAAATCAACCAGTGCGATCAAAGCAGTG CGGACCTTAAAGAAAGCATTGTCACAAGAGATCTATCCCAACTTTCGTGCAAACAATTTTCAGAGTCATGGAGACAAGAGCAGCTGACAGAAGATGAAAAGGATCTCAAGGAGATACTGATAAAAAGTCAGCTGTTCCTCAATGCTGCAGAGGCACTTTTCAAGCTCAACATACCTTTCTGCTTTCTTCATGCTGAGGATCCAAGTGTCGAAGTAGCGAACAAGAGGCTCGTGTTGGACTGTGGATATGAAGTCATGAACAGAAAGGCAAGGAGGCATCAAGTCACACATCACCCCTACACGAACACTACCGCAAAGCGTGCTACACCAAGGTCCTTGGATGATTTGGTCAAGATACTGTGCAAAGATTTAGAAGTTCTAAAGTTATTCAGCGGGAATCGGACCGGTGAAGCTGATGTAGCAGGCTACCTATGTAACATGCTCAACAGAGACATCCATAACGACGAACCGGATGTGAACAGCATGTGGGATTTCGAATGGAACAAAATGATGTACATGTTCCCTGAAAAGGAAGATGTCATAAAGGATGTGGAGAAGTACATGCTGAATGGATTGCTGGATGAGATCAGCAGCGATCTCCTCCTTGTAACTGTTTAG